The Candidatus Nanohalococcus occultus genome contains a region encoding:
- a CDS encoding alpha/beta hydrolase family protein translates to MGLPEKPSSKHFIEVENNEEVAAVHHEDDSDKWIFFCHGFGSNKEGSYEKRCEYFQERGYNTVRFDFRGNGESDGDFIEQTLSSRINDLKAVIDHFEPGTFVLFGSSFGEKVVFHAAEDLEPEVVIGRAPVTYNKIMEKYRAVVEEKGEFTHHGEKTIDRRFYEDFDSYQFDSVVENLEAETVIFHGGADTTVHPENSFEAAQALNSDVSLHKFEGERHSFSDKAEARMLELMAVHLD, encoded by the coding sequence ATGGGACTTCCGGAGAAACCAAGCTCGAAGCATTTTATCGAAGTAGAAAACAACGAAGAGGTCGCAGCCGTTCACCACGAGGACGACTCAGATAAGTGGATCTTTTTCTGCCACGGATTCGGCTCGAACAAGGAAGGCAGTTACGAAAAACGCTGTGAGTACTTTCAAGAACGAGGATACAACACTGTTCGGTTTGATTTCCGGGGAAATGGAGAGAGCGATGGAGACTTCATAGAGCAGACTCTTTCTTCTCGTATAAACGATCTAAAGGCAGTTATAGACCATTTTGAACCCGGAACTTTCGTGCTGTTCGGCTCCAGTTTTGGAGAGAAAGTTGTATTTCACGCCGCAGAGGATCTAGAACCCGAGGTTGTTATCGGAAGGGCGCCAGTAACCTACAACAAGATTATGGAAAAGTACAGAGCAGTAGTTGAAGAGAAAGGAGAATTCACACACCACGGCGAAAAAACTATTGACAGACGGTTCTACGAAGATTTTGACAGCTACCAGTTCGATAGCGTAGTAGAAAATCTCGAAGCAGAGACAGTTATATTCCACGGCGGCGCTGATACGACAGTTCATCCGGAAAACTCGTTTGAAGCCGCTCAAGCGCTTAATTCTGACGTCAGCTTACATAAGTTCGAAGGTGAGCGACATTCCTTCAGCGATAAAGCAGAGGCCAGAATGCTGGAGCTTATGGCCGTTCATCTGGACTAG
- a CDS encoding glycoside hydrolase family 57 protein has protein sequence MPPVTLSFEVHQPHRLRVDGVKKDADALYDRYFDDEMNEHFFKDVAENCYFPATERLLRAAKELEGTENELKVNFSISTSWIEQAKEYHPELIDMLNSFPDSSIDFIGQAYFHSLAGLFEDKEEFRWQLNHHREIIEDTFGVTPQVMTNTELIYHNEIGKIAGEEGYKGIFTEGADRILGWRSANHTYKVPEFVAEDSPAIMLRNRKLTDDVGYRFSAEWWSEFPLTAEKYAAWIDETEGDMINLFMDYETFGEHHWEGTGILWFLEALPHEFAERDIKFAKVRDVVEENEPVGEFDAFEYNTVSWADQEMDASAWLGNPMQKMLFEKMQDLESKVKKLDDPEIKDVWRKFLTSDHLHHIATKTYEDGNVHNYFSYFDHPHEGFAVITEHLMDFQQQVEKKLASK, from the coding sequence ATGCCGCCGGTAACCCTTTCGTTCGAAGTACATCAACCACACCGTCTGAGAGTAGACGGAGTAAAAAAGGACGCAGACGCTCTTTACGACCGTTATTTTGACGATGAGATGAACGAGCATTTCTTCAAGGACGTGGCGGAAAACTGTTATTTCCCTGCGACCGAACGGCTACTGCGGGCGGCAAAGGAACTTGAGGGAACGGAAAACGAATTGAAAGTCAACTTCTCGATCTCAACGTCTTGGATCGAACAGGCCAAAGAGTACCACCCCGAGCTAATCGATATGCTAAACAGCTTCCCGGATTCCTCGATTGATTTCATCGGCCAGGCATACTTCCACTCACTGGCAGGTCTTTTCGAGGACAAAGAGGAGTTCCGCTGGCAGCTAAACCATCACAGAGAGATTATAGAAGACACCTTCGGAGTCACCCCTCAGGTAATGACGAATACAGAATTGATCTACCACAACGAGATCGGGAAGATCGCGGGCGAGGAAGGATACAAAGGAATATTTACGGAAGGTGCTGACCGAATACTTGGCTGGCGTTCAGCTAACCATACTTACAAGGTCCCGGAGTTTGTAGCAGAAGACTCACCGGCGATCATGCTGCGCAACAGGAAGCTGACCGACGATGTTGGATACAGGTTTTCCGCAGAATGGTGGAGCGAGTTCCCTCTGACAGCTGAAAAGTATGCCGCATGGATAGATGAGACCGAAGGCGATATGATCAACCTGTTTATGGACTATGAGACCTTCGGAGAACACCACTGGGAAGGCACCGGAATCCTCTGGTTCCTAGAAGCACTGCCACATGAGTTCGCCGAACGCGATATCAAGTTCGCGAAGGTCCGGGACGTCGTAGAGGAAAACGAGCCGGTCGGAGAGTTCGATGCCTTCGAGTACAACACCGTTTCATGGGCTGACCAGGAGATGGATGCGAGCGCATGGCTTGGCAACCCGATGCAGAAAATGCTTTTCGAGAAGATGCAGGATCTGGAAAGCAAGGTGAAGAAGCTGGACGATCCGGAGATCAAAGACGTCTGGAGAAAATTCCTGACCTCAGATCACCTACACCACATCGCTACGAAGACCTACGAGGACGGGAACGTACACAACTACTTTTCGTACTTCGATCACCCTCACGAAGGATTCGCAGTTATAACCGAACACTTAATGGATTTCCAACAGCAGGTTGAGAAAAAACTTGCCTCAAAGTGA
- a CDS encoding glycosyltransferase family 4 protein: MNVLMLGWGFPPDIDGGLDIHVAEVFKHLRENEEVRIDLALPEARAPSLENVIPIETGNGDMIDRSRIMSQKVAEIAEDYDIIHTHDWFGAEAGFKSKKYSDVKWVSTFHSLSSGRSRTPSKRLERMEKAAAEESDVLISVSESLAEEVNEKYSRQPEVIYNGYEKPETHGKDVKSDLGIEGEMIFYVGRHAEQKRIELLIRAFEKLDRGTLVLGGTGHMKNALEQFVELLGIEDSVRFVGFIPDSELGDYYSSADVFVSPSRNEPFGLTITEAACCGTPVVATESGALEILPEQTYFKAEGNSDSLKENIEKALETDVEIATERSWKSSSEKIYRIYEDITSISSTSPRCKT; encoded by the coding sequence ATGAATGTCTTGATGCTCGGCTGGGGTTTCCCCCCGGACATCGATGGCGGGCTGGACATCCACGTGGCAGAAGTATTCAAACACCTGAGGGAAAATGAAGAAGTTCGGATCGATCTAGCCTTACCGGAGGCTCGTGCGCCCTCTCTTGAGAACGTGATACCAATCGAGACCGGGAACGGAGACATGATAGACCGGTCCCGGATAATGAGCCAGAAAGTCGCAGAGATCGCCGAAGACTACGATATAATCCACACTCACGACTGGTTTGGAGCCGAAGCCGGATTCAAATCCAAAAAATACAGCGATGTAAAATGGGTCTCGACATTCCACTCACTTAGCTCCGGACGATCCCGAACACCCTCGAAACGGCTTGAGCGAATGGAAAAGGCCGCAGCCGAAGAATCTGATGTCCTGATATCAGTCAGTGAAAGCCTGGCCGAGGAAGTAAATGAAAAATACAGCAGACAACCAGAAGTTATCTACAACGGCTACGAGAAGCCGGAGACCCATGGAAAAGACGTCAAATCCGATTTAGGGATTGAGGGTGAGATGATCTTCTATGTAGGTCGGCATGCCGAGCAGAAAAGAATCGAGCTTCTGATCCGGGCTTTCGAGAAGCTGGATAGAGGCACGCTTGTACTCGGCGGGACCGGACACATGAAAAACGCGCTTGAACAGTTCGTAGAGCTTCTGGGAATAGAAGATTCCGTCAGGTTCGTAGGCTTTATCCCCGACAGCGAATTAGGCGATTACTACAGCTCAGCTGATGTTTTCGTCTCCCCATCCAGAAACGAGCCGTTTGGACTGACTATTACAGAAGCAGCTTGCTGTGGTACGCCCGTGGTTGCTACTGAGAGCGGTGCGCTTGAAATCCTACCTGAGCAAACCTATTTTAAGGCGGAAGGTAACTCGGATTCTCTAAAGGAAAACATAGAGAAAGCTCTGGAAACCGATGTAGAAATAGCAACTGAAAGGTCTTGGAAAAGTAGTTCTGAGAAAATTTACAGAATTTACGAGGATATTACTTCTATTTCATCGACTTCGCCGCGATGTAAGACCTGA
- a CDS encoding type II glyceraldehyde-3-phosphate dehydrogenase, with protein sequence MVNVVVNGIGTIGKRTAEAVKKQDDMTLRAISDVSQNGGLRTVLKEKGALHGTDLYASNEDGKENLESQGFHVEGVLEELIEAGEVDVVIDATPPGIDKANKENLYEPNGVKAIFQGGADPEIAPVAFNADANYEKAEGKDFVKVVSCNTTSLSRTMSAVDEAFGVEDAVANLVRRGGDIPQDGRGPINSTIPVTEVPSHHGPDVQAVMPDLDIKTLAVKVPVTYGHVHMVTANLEEDVSEQEVLDAFDGQPRVRLIEAEDGYDSTGKVHEMMRDLERPRSDMPEAGVWKETVTVEDGTAYWIHMVHQEAIVVPENIDAIRAMFEMEDKQTSIQKTNEALEIE encoded by the coding sequence ATGGTAAACGTAGTTGTAAACGGAATCGGAACGATCGGGAAGAGAACAGCGGAAGCTGTCAAAAAACAGGACGATATGACTTTGAGAGCGATCTCCGATGTATCCCAGAACGGAGGTTTGAGAACCGTACTGAAGGAGAAAGGCGCGCTTCATGGAACTGATCTTTACGCTTCAAACGAGGACGGAAAGGAGAATCTGGAAAGCCAGGGTTTCCACGTCGAAGGCGTACTGGAAGAGCTAATCGAGGCAGGAGAAGTCGATGTAGTCATCGATGCCACACCGCCCGGAATCGATAAGGCAAACAAGGAAAATCTTTACGAGCCAAACGGCGTCAAAGCAATCTTCCAGGGAGGAGCCGACCCAGAGATCGCACCTGTCGCGTTCAACGCCGATGCCAACTACGAAAAAGCAGAAGGAAAAGATTTTGTGAAAGTCGTATCCTGTAACACCACCTCTCTTTCAAGAACAATGAGCGCAGTCGATGAAGCCTTCGGAGTCGAAGATGCTGTAGCAAACCTGGTTAGACGTGGAGGAGACATCCCGCAGGACGGGCGCGGACCTATCAACTCAACAATCCCTGTTACAGAGGTTCCAAGCCACCACGGACCGGACGTGCAGGCAGTGATGCCCGATCTGGACATCAAAACGCTTGCAGTCAAAGTACCTGTGACCTACGGACACGTCCACATGGTTACCGCGAATCTGGAAGAAGATGTCAGCGAACAGGAAGTCTTGGACGCATTCGACGGCCAGCCACGCGTACGTCTGATCGAGGCAGAAGACGGATACGATTCAACGGGGAAAGTACATGAGATGATGAGAGATCTTGAAAGACCTCGAAGCGATATGCCGGAAGCAGGAGTCTGGAAGGAAACCGTCACCGTTGAGGACGGAACAGCTTACTGGATTCACATGGTTCACCAGGAAGCAATTGTTGTACCGGAAAACATTGATGCTATCCGTGCGATGTTCGAGATGGAGGACAAACAGACCAGCATCCAGAAGACGAACGAAGCATTAGAGATCGAATGA
- a CDS encoding NAD(P)H-hydrate dehydratase codes for MNLPSRNSRSHKGENGKVAVIAGSRDYTGAPALASKAALRTGSDLVKTLTSKDIQDTVASYSPNFIVRSYPGCYLSPNGVKPALELVRWADVTLMGPGLSKPDTEALKQIFQNSQTKWVIDADGIKPAIEVEVSNAIFTPHNGEVKYITDAYGSIESFVEQTGNVVVEKGSTDKIYSKNGVKENNTGTSAMTVGGTGDVLAGIIASLISQGLELQNAGYTGAVINGKAGERATETYGSGMLATDLIENIPGAMKNI; via the coding sequence ATGAATCTTCCATCAAGAAACTCTAGGTCTCACAAGGGAGAAAACGGCAAGGTCGCAGTTATCGCAGGATCAAGGGACTACACTGGCGCCCCGGCTTTGGCCTCGAAGGCGGCTCTGAGGACAGGGTCTGATCTGGTCAAGACACTGACTTCGAAGGATATACAGGACACAGTGGCTTCTTACTCTCCGAACTTTATCGTAAGATCTTATCCGGGATGTTATCTGAGTCCGAACGGAGTAAAGCCAGCACTTGAGTTAGTCAGATGGGCGGATGTAACTTTAATGGGTCCAGGACTCTCCAAACCAGATACTGAGGCTCTAAAACAGATATTCCAGAACTCTCAGACAAAATGGGTCATCGATGCCGATGGTATAAAGCCGGCAATAGAAGTCGAAGTTTCAAATGCCATCTTCACGCCGCATAACGGCGAAGTCAAGTATATAACAGATGCTTACGGTTCGATAGAGAGTTTTGTCGAACAAACTGGCAACGTCGTCGTTGAAAAAGGCAGTACGGACAAGATTTATTCGAAAAACGGCGTTAAGGAAAATAATACGGGAACTTCGGCGATGACGGTCGGCGGCACAGGTGATGTACTCGCCGGCATAATTGCGTCTTTAATATCACAGGGGCTGGAACTTCAGAATGCGGGATATACTGGAGCCGTTATCAACGGGAAAGCTGGAGAGCGGGCGACTGAAACTTATGGGAGCGGGATGCTTGCGACAGATCTGATTGAGAACATACCGGGAGCTATGAAAAATATCTAG
- a CDS encoding adenylyltransferase/cytidyltransferase family protein — MRVGFIGRFQPFHKGHFKAVKSLEKDHEVVIVVGVAEEPSRDNPLSFKQRKQIIEECFPSKEIVGIEDRESDEEWARELEERIDLDGIASRNPETIKAVEENPALEIIEHELHQKGIYSGTEVRRRLRSGEEWRYLVPKCCEEKVADLTEVFKGSGINYEFKPGWKRENSYYDTLDD; from the coding sequence ATGAGAGTTGGATTCATTGGACGGTTTCAGCCGTTCCACAAAGGACACTTCAAGGCCGTCAAATCACTGGAAAAGGATCACGAAGTAGTTATAGTGGTTGGAGTTGCGGAAGAACCTTCGAGAGACAATCCCTTAAGCTTCAAGCAACGAAAACAGATTATCGAGGAATGTTTTCCGAGCAAGGAGATAGTTGGCATCGAAGACCGTGAGAGCGACGAAGAATGGGCCAGAGAGCTGGAAGAACGGATAGACTTAGACGGAATCGCGAGCAGAAACCCTGAGACAATCAAGGCTGTAGAGGAAAATCCTGCGCTGGAGATCATAGAACACGAACTACACCAGAAAGGCATCTATAGCGGGACGGAGGTTCGCAGACGACTGCGTTCAGGAGAAGAATGGCGTTATCTAGTGCCAAAATGCTGCGAGGAAAAAGTAGCGGATCTAACTGAAGTTTTCAAAGGCTCAGGTATAAACTACGAGTTCAAACCAGGCTGGAAACGGGAAAACTCTTACTACGATACCCTAGATGACTAG
- a CDS encoding DUF2268 domain-containing putative Zn-dependent protease (predicted Zn-dependent protease with a strongly conserved HExxH motif), translating into MTEYSVKPGKEELETARKITEKGLDKASKLLPKDECVSIGLGWTGDPFVEENMDGVAGKSYGSGHFHISFNTTPEKWKKALLATAVHEYGHTWFYENIEDEYTKVLWQYILDEALTQNLASKLAEYRSPWRTEHSESEISEHWEDIRENISREVTHPDPLYINQDEDGDHPNWLGYSLSYYIGKKLLETRSLEEFPELTKKDVLQAGDELFGEDR; encoded by the coding sequence ATGACAGAGTACAGTGTAAAACCGGGGAAAGAAGAACTGGAAACAGCCCGGAAAATTACCGAGAAAGGTCTGGATAAAGCATCGAAACTGCTTCCAAAGGACGAGTGTGTAAGTATAGGGCTTGGGTGGACAGGAGACCCGTTTGTTGAGGAAAACATGGACGGCGTTGCCGGAAAGTCATATGGTTCCGGACATTTCCATATCAGTTTCAATACAACCCCGGAAAAGTGGAAGAAGGCGCTTCTGGCGACCGCGGTACACGAATACGGTCATACCTGGTTCTATGAGAACATAGAAGACGAGTATACCAAAGTTCTATGGCAGTACATACTTGATGAAGCCTTGACACAGAACCTTGCCTCGAAGCTCGCAGAATACCGTTCGCCTTGGCGGACCGAACACTCTGAATCCGAGATCTCAGAACACTGGGAGGACATCAGAGAGAACATAAGCCGAGAAGTCACTCACCCCGACCCTCTCTACATAAACCAAGACGAGGACGGAGACCACCCTAACTGGCTGGGCTACAGCCTCTCCTACTACATCGGCAAGAAACTCCTGGAAACCCGAAGCCTTGAAGAGTTCCCTGAACTCACGAAGAAAGACGTTTTACAGGCCGGAGACGAACTTTTCGGTGAAGACAGATGA
- a CDS encoding thioredoxin family protein gives MSLTQSDSKLEVGDTAPDFELENYEGQNVGLTDLDNYDGVLVVFMCNHCPFVKAQTEELRKLNNEFSSIAIVGINANAETHPMDSVDKMGDFIEENDLDSEHFYYLIDGDQEVAKAYGAECTPDPFLLDWRHKLYYKGRLNDKSGPSEEVQSRDMKEAIESMLKRQDPPQEQPPSQGCNIKWKE, from the coding sequence ATGAGCCTGACACAGTCAGATTCCAAACTTGAGGTAGGCGATACAGCCCCCGACTTCGAACTCGAAAACTATGAAGGTCAAAACGTTGGCTTAACCGATCTGGACAACTACGATGGCGTTCTAGTCGTTTTCATGTGTAACCACTGTCCGTTTGTCAAGGCTCAGACCGAAGAGCTACGTAAGTTAAACAATGAGTTCTCTTCGATCGCGATAGTCGGCATCAACGCGAATGCGGAAACCCATCCGATGGACAGCGTTGACAAGATGGGAGATTTCATCGAGGAAAACGATTTGGACTCAGAACACTTTTACTACCTTATTGACGGCGATCAAGAAGTCGCAAAGGCATACGGCGCCGAGTGTACACCGGATCCGTTCCTACTGGACTGGAGACACAAGCTATACTACAAAGGCCGACTGAACGATAAGTCAGGTCCTAGCGAGGAAGTTCAAAGCCGTGATATGAAGGAAGCAATCGAATCAATGCTTAAACGCCAGGATCCGCCTCAGGAACAACCTCCTTCCCAGGGCTGTAACATCAAGTGGAAAGAATGA
- a CDS encoding class I fructose-bisphosphate aldolase — protein MKNIDDSAITRDGKSLIVAHDHGLEHGPEDFEPNPESADPEHVFEVAQHEAVTALALQKGLAEHYREFGGDTPLLVKLNGNSNLWSPEDHMSYLNCSVKYAVEELNADAVGFTFYAGSDNEERMAQDFRRIQEEARKYDVSVVMWAYPRGHGIESSEKYEGDTDPEVIAYAARLGLEMGADMVKCKYPGLEGWKDVEEVTSRMKTVMSGGSKASDEKFLSDVAGMIEAGGNGLAVGRNVFQREDPESILDSLEKVIYEEKTVEESL, from the coding sequence ATGAAGAATATCGATGACTCCGCGATCACTCGTGATGGAAAATCATTAATCGTAGCCCACGATCACGGCCTAGAACACGGCCCGGAGGACTTTGAGCCGAACCCGGAAAGCGCGGACCCGGAACATGTATTCGAAGTCGCACAACACGAAGCGGTAACAGCCCTAGCACTTCAGAAAGGTCTCGCAGAACATTACAGAGAGTTCGGCGGCGACACGCCGCTACTAGTCAAGCTAAACGGTAACTCAAATCTCTGGAGTCCGGAGGATCACATGTCATATCTCAACTGCTCGGTAAAGTACGCTGTCGAAGAGCTAAATGCTGATGCGGTCGGATTTACCTTCTATGCGGGCAGCGACAACGAAGAGCGGATGGCACAGGATTTCAGACGTATACAGGAAGAAGCCAGAAAGTACGATGTATCTGTCGTAATGTGGGCTTACCCTCGAGGACATGGAATCGAAAGCAGTGAAAAGTACGAAGGCGATACTGATCCTGAAGTCATTGCCTATGCGGCAAGACTCGGGCTTGAAATGGGAGCGGACATGGTAAAATGCAAGTACCCTGGTCTCGAAGGCTGGAAAGACGTTGAAGAAGTCACATCACGTATGAAAACCGTAATGTCCGGGGGTTCGAAGGCAAGCGATGAAAAATTCCTCTCAGATGTCGCCGGCATGATAGAGGCCGGAGGAAACGGGCTTGCGGTAGGTCGAAATGTTTTCCAGCGAGAAGATCCTGAATCAATTCTCGACAGCCTGGAAAAAGTAATCTACGAGGAAAAAACTGTAGAAGAATCTCTATGA
- a CDS encoding class 1 fructose-bisphosphatase: MSHETAGKIFQAVVETAPHISSGMLHRREYVGEENPSDEKQFEADIWANEMIKEKITEIEEVGEFASEEEKHITDCGEGVSVAVDPLDGSSNIPTNNIVGTIVGVYDSKLPASGKNLIEAFYVVYGPITSIIRSDGKRVDEYVIETDKDDAEAVLVAEGLSMPEPTVYGFGGNKGWKDPFDSLEDSLNDDLKLRYGGALVGDVNQVLHHGGVFGYPAKESAPDGKLRLQFEAIPIGFIFETMSSGASTDGEKSLTSIEPVEIHQRTPVFIGNAGMLDRIEEQL; encoded by the coding sequence ATGAGTCACGAAACTGCTGGGAAAATCTTCCAGGCGGTTGTAGAGACCGCCCCACATATTTCATCGGGAATGTTACATCGCAGAGAGTATGTGGGAGAGGAAAATCCCAGCGATGAAAAACAGTTCGAGGCCGATATATGGGCAAACGAGATGATCAAAGAGAAGATAACCGAGATCGAAGAAGTCGGAGAGTTCGCATCAGAAGAGGAAAAACACATAACTGACTGCGGAGAAGGCGTCTCTGTCGCCGTAGATCCGCTCGATGGCTCTTCAAATATCCCTACGAATAATATAGTAGGGACGATAGTCGGAGTTTACGACAGCAAGCTTCCGGCAAGTGGAAAAAATTTGATAGAGGCATTCTATGTTGTTTACGGTCCTATAACTTCTATAATCAGATCTGACGGAAAAAGAGTTGATGAATACGTAATTGAAACCGATAAAGATGATGCTGAAGCTGTTTTAGTCGCAGAAGGCCTTTCAATGCCTGAACCTACTGTTTACGGGTTCGGCGGGAACAAAGGCTGGAAAGACCCTTTCGACAGCCTCGAAGACAGTCTTAACGACGATCTAAAGCTGCGTTACGGTGGCGCACTGGTAGGCGATGTCAACCAGGTCTTACATCATGGAGGCGTGTTCGGATATCCGGCCAAAGAATCTGCTCCTGATGGAAAACTGCGTTTACAGTTCGAAGCCATACCTATAGGATTCATATTCGAGACTATGTCTTCAGGCGCCTCTACAGATGGAGAGAAAAGCTTAACGTCTATAGAACCTGTTGAGATTCATCAGAGAACGCCGGTTTTCATAGGTAACGCTGGGATGCTCGATAGAATCGAGGAACAACTCTGA